The following are encoded in a window of Caldicellulosiruptor danielii genomic DNA:
- a CDS encoding chemotaxis protein CheC: MNLSNSEINEMYLDVLKELGNIGAGNAVSALAMMIGRKINMKVPVVKMVKLQEVPEILGGAEIPVVGILLNVEGDIEGFIMFVMSQASAHLLVNMLMGTALNGYSEFTDIEKSALMEIGNILAGAYLTALSSLTGFKMIQSVPQLAEDMAGAILSFPAIQFGETGDTALYIETEIFEESSRIVADFFLIPTIESYQKMLRVLGVA; the protein is encoded by the coding sequence ATGAATTTGTCAAATAGTGAAATAAATGAAATGTATTTGGATGTGTTAAAAGAGCTGGGAAACATCGGAGCAGGTAATGCAGTGTCAGCTCTTGCCATGATGATTGGCAGGAAAATAAATATGAAAGTTCCTGTTGTAAAGATGGTAAAACTCCAAGAAGTTCCAGAAATACTTGGCGGGGCAGAGATTCCTGTAGTTGGAATCTTATTGAACGTGGAAGGAGACATCGAGGGATTTATCATGTTTGTTATGTCACAAGCTTCTGCCCACCTTCTTGTGAACATGTTGATGGGTACAGCTTTAAATGGATACAGCGAATTTACAGACATAGAAAAGTCTGCCCTGATGGAGATAGGGAACATCTTGGCAGGAGCGTATTTAACTGCACTTTCGAGTCTTACTGGTTTTAAGATGATTCAATCTGTCCCGCAGCTTGCTGAGGATATGGCAGGCGCAATTTTGAGTTTTCCTGCCATTCAGTTTGGCGAGACGGGTGACACTGCACTTTATATCGAAACTGAAATTTTTGAAGAGAGCAGCAGAATTGTTGCTGATTTTTTCCTCATACCAACAATAGAGTCATATCAAAAAATGTTAAGAGTACTGGGAGTAGCATAG
- the groL gene encoding chaperonin GroEL (60 kDa chaperone family; promotes refolding of misfolded polypeptides especially under stressful conditions; forms two stacked rings of heptamers to form a barrel-shaped 14mer; ends can be capped by GroES; misfolded proteins enter the barrel where they are refolded when GroES binds), whose product MAAKMILFDEDARRALERGVNKLADTVKVTLGPKGRNVVLEKKFGSPQIVNDGVTIAKEIELEDPFENMGAQIVREVASKTNDIAGDGTTTATLLAQAMIREGLKNIAAGANPMILRKGIQKAVDVVVEEIRKMSKKVRGKEDITYVASISAGDEEIGKLVADAMEKVTNDGVITVEESKTTETTLEIVEGMQFDRGYISAYMVTDTERMEAVLDDPYILITDKKISTIQDILPLLEQIVQQGRKLLIIAEDVEGEALATLVVNKLRGTLQCVAVKAPGFGDRRKAMLQDIAILTGGQVISEELGLDLREVKLSQLGRARQVKVQKENTIIVDGAGDPSEIKARIQSIKKQIEETTSDFDREKLQERLAKLAGGVAVIHVGAATETELKEKKLRIEDALAATKAAVEEGIVPGGGTALINAIPALDKLIESLTGDERTGAMIVRKALEEPLRQIAENAGLDGSVIVNKVKESPAGVGFDALNERFVDMFEAGIVDPTKVTRTAIQNAASAAAMLLTTEAVVAEKPEKEKNPPAPAPDMY is encoded by the coding sequence ATGGCAGCAAAGATGATATTGTTCGACGAAGATGCAAGAAGGGCTTTAGAGCGTGGTGTTAATAAGCTTGCAGATACAGTTAAAGTTACACTGGGACCAAAAGGAAGAAATGTTGTTTTAGAGAAGAAATTTGGTTCACCACAGATTGTGAATGATGGTGTTACAATCGCAAAGGAGATTGAGTTGGAAGACCCATTTGAGAACATGGGTGCACAGATTGTAAGAGAGGTTGCATCTAAGACAAACGACATTGCAGGTGACGGTACAACAACTGCAACACTTCTGGCACAGGCAATGATAAGAGAAGGTCTTAAAAACATTGCAGCTGGCGCGAACCCAATGATTCTCAGAAAGGGTATTCAAAAAGCGGTTGATGTTGTTGTAGAAGAAATTAGAAAGATGAGCAAGAAGGTAAGAGGAAAAGAAGACATCACATATGTTGCTTCAATCTCAGCAGGAGACGAAGAGATTGGTAAACTTGTTGCAGATGCAATGGAAAAGGTAACAAACGATGGTGTTATCACTGTTGAAGAGTCAAAGACAACAGAGACAACTCTTGAGATAGTTGAAGGTATGCAGTTTGACAGAGGTTACATCTCTGCATACATGGTAACAGATACAGAGAGAATGGAAGCAGTGCTTGACGACCCATACATCTTGATTACAGACAAGAAAATCTCAACAATCCAGGATATCTTGCCACTTCTTGAACAGATAGTTCAGCAGGGAAGAAAACTTTTGATAATTGCTGAGGATGTTGAAGGCGAAGCGTTGGCAACACTTGTTGTAAATAAGCTCAGAGGAACACTCCAGTGCGTTGCTGTAAAAGCACCAGGATTTGGTGACAGAAGAAAAGCAATGCTCCAGGACATTGCAATACTCACAGGTGGTCAAGTAATTTCTGAAGAGCTTGGTCTTGACTTGAGAGAGGTAAAACTCAGCCAGCTTGGTCGTGCAAGACAGGTAAAGGTTCAGAAAGAAAATACAATCATTGTTGACGGTGCAGGCGATCCAAGCGAAATCAAAGCAAGAATTCAGTCTATCAAGAAGCAAATTGAAGAGACAACATCTGATTTTGATAGAGAAAAATTACAAGAAAGACTTGCAAAACTTGCTGGTGGCGTTGCAGTAATCCATGTTGGTGCTGCAACTGAGACCGAGCTCAAAGAAAAGAAACTCAGAATTGAAGATGCTCTGGCTGCAACAAAGGCTGCAGTAGAGGAAGGAATTGTTCCTGGTGGTGGCACAGCGCTGATTAATGCAATTCCGGCACTTGATAAGCTCATTGAAAGCCTCACTGGCGATGAAAGGACAGGTGCAATGATTGTAAGAAAGGCGCTTGAAGAGCCGCTCAGACAAATCGCTGAAAATGCAGGGTTGGACGGTTCAGTTATCGTTAACAAGGTAAAAGAGAGCCCAGCTGGTGTTGGATTTGATGCGCTCAACGAGAGATTTGTTGACATGTTCGAGGCAGGTATCGTTGACCCAACAAAAGTTACAAGAACAGCTATTCAGAACGCTGCATCTGCTGCTGCAATGCTTCTGACAACAGAAGCAGTTGTTGCTGAAAAACCAGAAAAGGAGAAAAATCCACCAGCTCCAGCACCTGATATGTATTAA
- a CDS encoding co-chaperone GroES — protein MKIRPIGDRILIKFKEREEVTKSGIVLPDTVKEKPQIAEVIEVGPGGIVDGEKVEMVVKKGDKVIVSKYAGTEIKIDGEEYTIIRQDDVLAIIED, from the coding sequence ATGAAAATCAGACCAATTGGTGATAGAATACTCATCAAGTTCAAGGAAAGAGAAGAGGTAACAAAAAGCGGTATAGTTCTTCCGGACACTGTAAAAGAAAAACCACAAATTGCTGAGGTAATTGAAGTTGGTCCGGGTGGAATTGTTGATGGTGAAAAAGTAGAAATGGTTGTAAAGAAAGGTGATAAGGTAATTGTAAGCAAATATGCTGGTACAGAAATCAAGATTGATGGTGAAGAATACACAATAATCAGACAAGATGATGTCTTGGCAATCATTGAAGACTAA
- a CDS encoding chemotaxis protein CheD: protein MMEIIKVGMADLNVTCYPNALTTLGLGSCVGVCIYDTKIKIIGMIHIMLPYSWGVKNNTNPAKFADTGIPLLIEKMEELGASKKNMVAKLVGGAQMFEVTRSEFMNIGKRNVEAAKKVLQDQNISIVAEDTGGNYGRTIIFYSEDGRIEIKTIGKGTKTI, encoded by the coding sequence ATGATGGAGATTATAAAGGTAGGCATGGCAGATTTGAATGTTACATGCTACCCAAATGCTCTTACCACCCTTGGACTTGGTTCTTGCGTTGGGGTATGCATATACGACACAAAGATAAAGATAATAGGTATGATACATATTATGCTTCCTTACAGCTGGGGTGTAAAAAATAATACTAATCCTGCAAAGTTTGCAGATACTGGTATTCCATTGCTTATAGAGAAAATGGAAGAACTTGGCGCTTCAAAGAAGAACATGGTTGCCAAGCTTGTAGGCGGAGCTCAGATGTTTGAGGTTACAAGAAGCGAGTTTATGAACATTGGGAAAAGAAATGTGGAGGCTGCAAAAAAGGTTTTGCAGGACCAGAATATATCCATTGTAGCAGAAGATACTGGAGGAAATTATGGTAGAACAATTATATTTTACTCAGAAGATGGCAGAATTGAAATAAAGACAATTGGCAAGGGAACAAAAACAATTTAA
- a CDS encoding DUF6115 domain-containing protein: MDAYVILFIFFGLILILWVLKWLRKDIERGEKVLYESEKAQKTLSQLLNEAIETIEELDSFGEYIIERIENKVKWAKSEILDIEALPVKGNTEHLKTEEKVEKTAEIKSCAGKEDYIEPGKDMQKDINKKRSKEELYKKAVELYKQGFTVEEIASSLNIGKGEAKLAIRIVGRENI; encoded by the coding sequence ATGGATGCCTATGTAATTTTGTTTATATTTTTTGGACTAATTTTAATATTGTGGGTATTGAAATGGTTAAGAAAGGATATAGAAAGAGGCGAGAAGGTTTTATATGAGTCAGAAAAGGCTCAAAAAACTCTTTCACAGCTTTTGAATGAAGCCATTGAGACAATCGAGGAATTAGATAGCTTTGGAGAGTATATAATTGAAAGAATTGAAAACAAGGTAAAATGGGCAAAAAGTGAGATTTTAGATATTGAAGCGCTGCCAGTTAAGGGAAATACTGAACATCTAAAGACCGAGGAAAAAGTTGAAAAGACAGCTGAGATAAAATCTTGTGCAGGAAAAGAAGATTATATTGAACCTGGTAAGGATATGCAGAAAGATATTAACAAAAAGCGTTCAAAAGAAGAGCTTTACAAGAAAGCGGTTGAGCTTTACAAACAGGGGTTTACAGTAGAAGAAATTGCGTCGAGCTTGAATATTGGCAAGGGAGAAGCAAAGCTTGCTATAAGGATAGTTGGGAGGGAGAACATCTGA
- a CDS encoding FliA/WhiG family RNA polymerase sigma factor, giving the protein MDDALLWEKFIKTKDPKIKEQLIIKYMPLVKLVAGRMAIYFGGNAEYDDLVSYGSIGLLDAIEKFDTQKGVKFETYAYTRIKGAIIDCVRSQDFLPRSIRQKAKEIEKAYVEIEKEGKIPTDQEVAKRVGISVNELQKLQEKISSGMIISLNGFLEQNYESKIGGLEDFVSQPEHFIENEELKTVLRQQIDNLMENERMVIVLYYYEELSIKEIAKVLGVSESRVSQLHTRALLKLKAALQKYLEK; this is encoded by the coding sequence ATGGATGATGCACTTTTGTGGGAAAAGTTTATAAAGACCAAAGACCCGAAAATAAAAGAACAGCTCATAATAAAATACATGCCGCTTGTAAAGCTTGTGGCTGGCAGAATGGCCATTTATTTTGGTGGGAATGCTGAGTATGATGACCTGGTAAGTTATGGTTCAATTGGTCTTCTTGATGCAATCGAAAAATTTGACACTCAAAAAGGGGTCAAGTTTGAGACATATGCATATACAAGGATAAAAGGTGCAATAATTGACTGTGTTAGAAGCCAGGACTTTTTGCCACGAAGCATACGCCAAAAAGCAAAAGAGATAGAAAAAGCGTACGTTGAGATAGAGAAAGAAGGCAAAATTCCTACTGACCAGGAAGTGGCAAAAAGGGTTGGGATTTCAGTAAATGAACTTCAAAAGTTGCAAGAAAAAATATCAAGCGGCATGATTATTTCGCTGAATGGTTTTTTAGAGCAGAACTATGAAAGCAAGATTGGCGGACTTGAAGATTTTGTGTCCCAGCCAGAACATTTTATAGAGAATGAAGAACTTAAAACTGTGTTAAGACAGCAGATAGATAATCTTATGGAAAATGAAAGGATGGTGATAGTGCTTTATTACTATGAAGAGCTGAGCATAAAAGAGATAGCAAAGGTTCTTGGCGTATCTGAGTCGCGTGTAAGTCAGCTGCATACACGAGCGCTTTTAAAGCTTAAAGCTGCTTTGCAAAAGTATTTAGAGAAATAA
- a CDS encoding chemotaxis protein CheW yields the protein MEQYLIFRLADEHYGLNVNHIENIEKLMPITRVPHTKEYVKGVINLRGEIVPVIDLREKIGVEKEEFGEETRILIVNWKGEFKVGLIIDEVLDVVYLSKEDFDQATRDRNEFKFSIAKYSGMLINIINLEDVLFEKAEEV from the coding sequence ATGGAACAATATTTAATTTTCAGGCTTGCAGATGAGCATTATGGACTGAATGTGAATCATATAGAGAACATAGAAAAACTTATGCCAATAACCAGGGTACCTCATACAAAGGAGTATGTAAAAGGAGTAATAAACCTTCGTGGTGAGATTGTACCAGTTATTGATCTTCGTGAAAAGATTGGTGTTGAAAAAGAGGAGTTTGGCGAAGAGACAAGAATTTTGATTGTCAACTGGAAAGGCGAGTTCAAGGTAGGACTTATAATTGACGAGGTTTTGGATGTGGTGTATCTTTCTAAAGAAGATTTTGACCAAGCAACAAGGGACAGGAACGAGTTTAAGTTTTCGATTGCAAAGTATAGTGGCATGCTCATAAACATCATAAACCTTGAAGATGTGCTTTTTGAAAAAGCCGAGGAGGTCTAA
- a CDS encoding AraC family transcriptional regulator, translating into MIEAINNILPVIVKTLERVHDNSWKMDYNVHDSYELIFVKKGNIDFWVENEKIELKAGDLLIIKPYTRHKFEVSSSSKAEFVVMGFYLKPESRAKVDKLKEIYGFLKVLESVPNRFYFFHVHKKSSIFFCLESILREAKENKNSILLYIKCLELFIYITREIDNLEMIKNYDYSLIAKHIKEYIDNNYMEDIKMGDIAKKFFISESSLSRIFKNHFGVLPKEYLLSKRIQKAKEYLSISNLKISNIAMMCGFSSLQRFNDIFKKYTGLSPTQYRKLILQDFE; encoded by the coding sequence ATGATAGAAGCAATCAATAATATTCTGCCTGTAATTGTCAAGACGCTTGAGAGGGTTCATGATAATAGCTGGAAGATGGATTACAATGTTCATGACAGCTACGAACTTATATTTGTAAAAAAAGGAAACATTGATTTTTGGGTAGAAAACGAAAAAATAGAACTAAAAGCTGGTGACCTTTTGATAATAAAACCATATACTCGGCACAAATTTGAAGTTTCGAGCTCAAGCAAAGCTGAGTTTGTTGTAATGGGTTTTTATCTAAAACCAGAAAGTAGAGCTAAAGTGGACAAATTGAAAGAGATTTATGGCTTTTTGAAAGTTTTAGAAAGCGTCCCAAACAGATTTTACTTTTTTCATGTGCACAAAAAAAGCAGTATTTTCTTTTGCTTAGAATCAATACTTCGTGAGGCAAAAGAAAATAAAAATAGCATTCTTCTTTATATAAAGTGTTTGGAGCTTTTCATATATATCACCCGAGAAATTGACAATCTTGAGATGATAAAAAATTACGACTATTCATTGATTGCAAAACATATCAAAGAGTATATTGACAATAATTATATGGAAGACATAAAAATGGGTGATATTGCAAAGAAGTTTTTCATATCTGAAAGCAGTCTCTCAAGAATATTCAAGAATCATTTTGGGGTTCTGCCCAAAGAATATCTGCTTTCAAAGAGAATACAAAAGGCAAAAGAATATCTATCCATTTCAAATCTAAAGATTAGCAATATTGCCATGATGTGTGGGTTTTCATCACTTCAGCGTTTTAACGACATTTTCAAAAAGTACACAGGTCTGAGTCCTACCCAGTATCGAAAGCTGATTTTGCAGGATTTTGAGTAA
- a CDS encoding flagellar brake protein codes for MRKIFKVGDKIEIVRIDRRTWEEKDVQYISKIADIKDEYFYIFTPIKEGVYVTFYIEEIVRVYKVSNDGVWMFDGVVEERFKEPEYMIKIKQISDIRKIQRRMFFRLPINLDIFVKLLSFGQMSRENLSRENSKENHSDDEFSEGKIVRALTKDISGGGVCFLAQEEFEIGDLILTKIPIEQEELVLKAQIIRKERVQHPTYRFMYGCKFVEARQNEIDKIVRFIFVQQQKMRQKGLL; via the coding sequence ATGCGCAAGATTTTTAAAGTGGGTGATAAGATTGAAATTGTCAGAATAGACAGGCGCACATGGGAAGAAAAGGATGTGCAGTATATTTCCAAAATTGCCGATATAAAAGATGAGTATTTTTATATCTTTACACCAATAAAAGAAGGGGTTTATGTGACATTTTATATTGAAGAGATTGTGAGAGTGTACAAGGTTTCAAACGACGGTGTGTGGATGTTTGACGGTGTTGTTGAGGAAAGGTTCAAAGAGCCTGAATATATGATAAAAATCAAGCAGATATCTGATATCAGAAAAATCCAGAGAAGAATGTTTTTCAGACTTCCAATAAATTTAGATATATTTGTTAAACTTTTAAGCTTTGGTCAAATGTCAAGAGAAAATTTGTCAAGAGAAAATTCGAAAGAAAACCATTCAGATGATGAGTTTTCAGAAGGAAAGATTGTAAGAGCACTCACAAAGGATATTAGCGGTGGAGGTGTTTGTTTTTTAGCTCAGGAGGAGTTTGAAATAGGTGACCTTATTTTGACTAAAATACCAATTGAACAAGAAGAACTTGTATTAAAAGCACAGATAATTCGAAAAGAAAGGGTGCAGCACCCGACGTACAGGTTTATGTACGGGTGCAAGTTTGTTGAGGCAAGACAGAACGAAATAGACAAGATAGTTAGGTTCATTTTTGTTCAGCAACAAAAGATGAGACAAAAAGGTCTGCTATAG
- a CDS encoding DUF342 domain-containing protein yields the protein MSSEQKVDIKVMVTSDRLKASVVLVQNQNGVDLTFENVMNKLRENKITFGIDEETIKRLIENPIFGTPIVVAQGRPPGKPVDGNLIYHFDIKREIRPKELPDGRVDYKDLGIVQNVRKDDVLVTMIDPVDGEDGRDVFGGVIRGQKGRKVNLPRGKNTYIDADGHTLKAACDGQVCIIEGKVTVLNTLEIDSDIDNSTGNINFVGNVHIKGSVLSGFKVMAEGNVEVDGIVEAAEIEAKGNVVLHKGITGMGKGKVVAGKSVFAKFIENATVVAGEDVQAEAIVHSDVKCGNKLILVGRKASIVGGSCKVGREVEAKVIGSYLSTTTEIEVGVDPLMVERYREIKKEMAELKENIKKCDQGIEVLRKIESAGLLTDEKREMLQKFTRSKIIASERLKALQNEFEEIEKRLEERNEGIVKVQDTVFPGVKITIGNVCKLIKEPVKYCRIYREDADIKIAPYA from the coding sequence ATGTCAAGTGAACAAAAGGTTGATATAAAAGTTATGGTGACGTCAGATAGACTAAAAGCAAGCGTAGTGCTTGTACAAAATCAAAATGGTGTGGATTTGACTTTTGAAAATGTGATGAACAAACTGAGAGAAAATAAGATTACTTTTGGAATAGATGAGGAAACCATCAAAAGACTTATTGAAAATCCTATATTTGGAACACCTATTGTGGTTGCCCAGGGGAGACCGCCTGGCAAACCTGTTGATGGCAATCTTATATATCATTTTGATATCAAACGTGAGATAAGACCAAAAGAACTTCCTGATGGAAGAGTTGATTACAAGGACTTAGGAATTGTCCAGAATGTGCGAAAAGATGATGTTCTTGTTACAATGATAGACCCTGTTGACGGAGAAGATGGTAGGGATGTTTTTGGAGGGGTGATAAGAGGTCAGAAAGGAAGAAAGGTGAATCTTCCGAGAGGAAAAAATACATACATAGATGCTGACGGTCATACCTTAAAAGCTGCATGCGATGGCCAGGTATGTATAATCGAAGGTAAGGTTACTGTTCTAAACACATTAGAAATTGACTCTGACATTGACAACTCAACAGGCAATATAAACTTTGTTGGCAATGTCCATATAAAGGGAAGTGTGCTTTCTGGGTTTAAAGTTATGGCTGAAGGAAATGTAGAGGTTGATGGTATTGTAGAGGCAGCTGAGATTGAGGCAAAAGGGAATGTTGTGCTGCACAAAGGAATAACAGGTATGGGCAAGGGCAAGGTTGTCGCAGGCAAGAGCGTTTTCGCAAAGTTTATTGAAAACGCTACTGTTGTTGCTGGTGAAGATGTTCAGGCAGAAGCAATTGTTCACAGCGATGTAAAGTGCGGGAATAAACTTATTCTTGTTGGAAGAAAAGCTTCCATTGTTGGAGGGTCTTGTAAGGTTGGCAGAGAGGTTGAAGCAAAGGTGATAGGTTCATACCTTTCTACGACTACTGAGATAGAAGTTGGGGTTGACCCTCTCATGGTGGAAAGGTACAGAGAGATAAAGAAAGAGATGGCAGAGCTAAAAGAAAATATAAAAAAATGTGATCAGGGGATTGAAGTTTTGAGAAAGATTGAATCAGCAGGTCTTTTAACAGACGAGAAAAGGGAGATGCTTCAAAAGTTTACAAGGTCAAAGATTATAGCATCAGAAAGGCTAAAAGCTCTGCAGAACGAATTTGAAGAGATCGAAAAAAGACTTGAGGAGAGAAATGAGGGAATTGTCAAGGTTCAGGACACTGTGTTTCCTGGGGTTAAAATAACCATAGGAAATGTGTGCAAGCTCATAAAAGAGCCGGTAAAATACTGCAGGATTTACCGGGAGGATGCTGACATCAAGATAGCACCGTATGCTTAA
- a CDS encoding chemotaxis protein CheA, with the protein MEMSQYLGMFIEEARDHIQSLNDNMLKLEESPDDLQLINEIFRSAHTLKGMAGTMGFVNMQKLTHAMENVLAAARDGKLKVNPNIMDVLFKTVDALEEYLDVIVATGTEGQETNSHLVNALNAILGKPAEDMAVSSAPKAGKKHEYDEFVVRAIERAWTQGFNVYKFNVELDQNCLLKSARAYLVFRAVEEFGEIIHSKPSVQDIEDEKFDFEFSITVVSKQPIEKIRERILSISEIREVKALEIKSGEVERAEEKEEVEEVHQEHYVQETVKVVRQQKQETLQKTSKTVRVDIERLDVLMNLVSELIIIKSRIEGLAKKYNDRQYEESIEYLERITTSLHDAVMKVRMVPVERVFSRFPRMMRDLARELGKEFELVMSGEDTEVDRTIVDELGDPLIHLLRNAADHGIEDPEERVKNGKPRSGLIKLCAYHDGNNVVIEVEDDGKGIDLEKVKQKAIEKGLLKEDQIDLSEQEIIDFLFMPSFSTKDKVTNLSGRGVGLDVVKTKIEQLGGMVEVKTQKGKGTKFIIRLPLTLAIIQALLVTVHDEIYAIPVASIREIVDVAKEDVKVVQKGKEIIMLRNQVIPIKHLHSIVGLEPLLDKKKFTVVIVRRGEKLTGIIVDKLLGQQDIVIKSLGKYLEGIRLISGATILGDGSVAMILDPNMLTV; encoded by the coding sequence ATGGAAATGTCTCAGTACCTTGGAATGTTTATAGAAGAAGCAAGGGACCACATTCAAAGCCTTAATGACAATATGTTAAAACTTGAAGAAAGCCCGGATGACTTGCAACTTATAAATGAGATTTTCAGGTCAGCTCACACTTTAAAAGGCATGGCGGGCACTATGGGATTTGTCAACATGCAAAAACTCACTCATGCGATGGAAAATGTACTTGCTGCTGCACGCGATGGGAAATTAAAAGTAAATCCTAATATCATGGATGTCCTTTTCAAGACAGTTGATGCGCTTGAAGAATACTTAGATGTTATTGTTGCAACAGGTACAGAAGGACAAGAAACAAATAGTCACCTTGTTAACGCTTTGAATGCCATTTTGGGGAAACCTGCCGAAGATATGGCGGTGTCTTCTGCACCAAAAGCAGGTAAGAAACATGAGTACGATGAATTTGTCGTAAGAGCAATAGAACGTGCATGGACCCAGGGTTTTAACGTTTACAAATTTAATGTTGAGCTTGACCAGAACTGTCTTTTAAAATCTGCTCGTGCATACCTTGTTTTCAGAGCGGTTGAAGAGTTTGGCGAGATTATTCATTCAAAACCCTCTGTTCAAGACATTGAAGATGAAAAATTTGATTTTGAGTTTTCTATTACAGTAGTAAGCAAGCAACCAATTGAAAAGATAAGAGAGAGGATACTTTCAATTTCGGAGATAAGAGAAGTAAAAGCACTTGAGATAAAGTCTGGAGAGGTTGAAAGAGCAGAAGAAAAAGAAGAAGTAGAAGAGGTACATCAAGAACACTATGTACAGGAAACTGTAAAGGTTGTAAGACAGCAAAAACAAGAAACTCTTCAGAAGACAAGTAAGACAGTTAGAGTTGACATAGAAAGATTAGATGTTCTCATGAACCTGGTAAGCGAGCTTATAATTATAAAAAGCCGAATAGAAGGACTTGCGAAAAAATATAATGATAGACAGTACGAAGAGTCTATTGAGTATTTAGAAAGAATTACAACAAGTTTGCACGATGCTGTTATGAAAGTCAGAATGGTGCCAGTTGAGAGAGTATTTTCACGTTTTCCGAGGATGATGAGAGATTTAGCAAGAGAGCTGGGGAAGGAATTTGAACTTGTAATGTCAGGCGAGGATACAGAGGTTGACAGGACAATTGTGGACGAGCTTGGTGACCCGCTCATTCATCTTTTGAGAAACGCTGCCGACCATGGAATAGAAGACCCCGAGGAAAGAGTCAAAAACGGCAAGCCAAGAAGTGGTCTTATTAAACTTTGTGCTTATCATGACGGTAACAATGTTGTTATTGAGGTTGAAGATGATGGAAAAGGCATTGATTTGGAAAAGGTCAAGCAAAAAGCAATAGAAAAAGGACTTTTAAAAGAGGATCAGATAGATTTATCAGAGCAGGAAATAATAGATTTTCTGTTTATGCCGAGCTTTTCAACCAAGGACAAGGTTACAAACCTTTCTGGACGTGGTGTCGGGCTTGATGTTGTAAAGACCAAGATTGAACAGCTCGGTGGGATGGTTGAGGTAAAGACCCAGAAAGGCAAAGGCACCAAGTTTATTATAAGACTTCCACTAACTCTTGCTATCATTCAGGCACTGCTTGTCACAGTACATGATGAGATATATGCAATCCCTGTTGCATCAATCAGAGAGATTGTGGATGTTGCAAAAGAGGATGTAAAGGTTGTGCAAAAAGGAAAAGAGATAATCATGCTAAGAAACCAGGTAATACCAATAAAGCACTTACATTCTATTGTGGGTTTAGAGCCACTCCTTGACAAGAAGAAATTTACAGTTGTAATAGTAAGGCGTGGCGAAAAGCTGACAGGAATCATCGTTGACAAGCTTTTAGGGCAGCAGGATATTGTTATAAAATCGCTTGGAAAATATTTAGAGGGAATTAGACTCATATCAGGTGCAACAATCCTTGGTGATGGGTCTGTTGCAATGATACTTGACCCGAACATGCTCACAGTGTAA